The genomic region ATATTTCTGCTTTTTAGTTGTTTCATCACATGTTTTAATCGATCTGTTTCTCCAGATAAGGAAATAACAAAAAAGACATCTTCGGAGGTTAAATCATTAAGGATTAAATTAAATTCTGTGTTATCATAAACTATATGTAAAAATTTGTTACATATAACTAAATTTCTTTGTAACTCTTTGGCTATATTGTATTGGGCTAACCCAGTTACATAAATAAATCCCCTTTTAGAATTCTTAAGCAATTGGCAGGCCTTTAATAAACTATTATCATCAATACTTTTTATAGTTCTTTTTATATCCATAAAAAGCCCTTCTTTATACCGCATAGGATTTCCTGATGAATTTTCCCCTTCCATCTGTTGTTTTAAGTAATAGCGAAATTCACTATAACCGGAAAAACCTA from Anaerobranca gottschalkii DSM 13577 harbors:
- a CDS encoding MurR/RpiR family transcriptional regulator; amino-acid sequence: MDKLINKYYNDLNPTDLHILNYILSNKNSYKLTITELEEKCNISKSSILRFAKKLGFSGYSEFRYYLKQQMEGENSSGNPMRYKEGLFMDIKRTIKSIDDNSLLKACQLLKNSKRGFIYVTGLAQYNIAKELQRNLVICNKFLHIVYDNTEFNLILNDLTSEDVFFVISLSGETDRLKHVMKQLKSRNIKTISLTNLKSNYLSSMADCNLYAISSYIPVNKEQHYWTFATFYIVVEALTRLYLALHKKT